A single Ascaphus truei isolate aAscTru1 unplaced genomic scaffold, aAscTru1.hap1 HAP1_SCAFFOLD_1566, whole genome shotgun sequence DNA region contains:
- the LOC142476320 gene encoding uncharacterized protein LOC142476320 isoform X1 produces MILCCGLVSPRRPAGRAARSPPNPPAQDEALGETPMYKHPLNPEAGRIPSPNCVTPDAPPGGESGEHRRSPHAQTIHARAEHAPSVGSATPRHAHASATPIIQRHGQCHPHYPETRAVPPPLSRDTGSATPIIQRHGQCHPHYPETRAVPPPLSETRAVPPPLSRDTGSATPIIQRHGQCHPHYPETRAVPPSGTQRHTGSATLRHPDTGSATLRHPDTGSATLRHPEAHGQCHPPASRGTRAVPPSGIQRHTGSATLRHPEAHGQCHPPASRGTRAVPPSDIQTRAVPPSDIDTGSATLRHTEAHGQCHPPTYRHGQCHPPTYRHGQCHPPTYRGTRAVPPSDIDTGSATLRHTDTGSATLRHTEAHGQCHPPASRGTRAVPPSGIQRHTGSATLRHTEAHGQCHPPTYRHGQCHPPTYRGTRAVPPSDIQRHTGSATLRHTDTGSATLRHTDTGSATLRHTDTGSATLRHTDTGSATLRHPEAHGQCHPPTYRHGQCHPPTYRHGQCHPPT; encoded by the exons ATGATTCTGTGCTGCGGCCTAGTGAGCCCCCGGAGACCGGCTGGGAGGGCAGCCAGGAGTCCCCCGAACCCTCCGGCACAAGATGAGGCGTTAGGGGAGACCCCCATGTATAAGCACCCACTGAATCCGGAGGCTGGAAGGATACCTTCCCCAAACTGTGTTACCCCTGATGCACCTCCGGGGGGTGAGAGCGGGGAGCACAGGCGCTCTCCTCACGCACAGACAATCCATGCACGGGCAGAACATGCACCCAGTGTGGGCAGTGCCACCCCCCGTCATGCACATGCGAGTGCCACCCCCATTATCCAGAgacacgggcagtgccaccccCATTATCCAGAgacacgggcagtgccaccccCATTATCCAGAgacacgggcagtgccaccccCATTATCCAGAgacacgggcagtgccaccccCATTATCCAGAgacacgggcagtgccaccccCATTATCAGAgacacgggcagtgccaccccCATTATCCAGAgacacgggcagtgccaccccCATTATCCAGAgacacgggcagtgccaccccCATTATCCAGAgacacgggcagtgccaccctCCGGCACCCAGAGGcacacgggcagtgccaccctCCGGCATCCAgacacgggcagtgccaccctCCGGCATCCAgacacgggcagtgccaccctCCGGCATCCAGAGGcacacgggcagtgccaccctCCGGCATCCAGAGGcacacgggcagtgccaccctCCGGCATCCAGAGGcacacgggcagtgccaccctCCGGCATCCAGAGGcacacgggcagtgccaccctCCGGCATCCAGAGGc acacgggcagtgccaccctCCGACATACAgacacgggcagtgccaccctccgacatagacacgggcagtgccaccctccgacatacagaggcacacgggcagtgccaccctCCGACATACAgacacgggcagtgccaccctCCGACATACAgacacgggcagtgccaccctccgacatacagaggcacacgggcagtgccaccctccgacatagacacgggcagtgccaccctCCGACATACAgacacgggcagtgccaccctccgacatacagaggcacacgggcagtgccaccctCCGGCATCCAGAGGcacacgggcagtgccaccctCCGGCATCCAGAGGcacacgggcagtgccaccctccgacatacagaggcacacgggcagtgccaccctCCGACATACAgacacgggcagtgccaccctccgacatacagaggcacacgggcagtgccaccctccgacatacagaggcacacgggcagtgccaccctCCGACATACAgacacgggcagtgccaccctCCGACATACAgacacgggcagtgccaccctCCGACATACAgacacgggcagtgccaccctCCGACATACAgacacgggcagtgccaccctCCGACATCCAGAGGcacacgggcagtgccaccctCCGACATACAgacacgggcagtgccaccctCCGACATACAgacacgggcagtgccaccctccgacatag
- the LOC142476320 gene encoding uncharacterized protein LOC142476320 isoform X2, with translation MHLRGVRAGSTGALLTHRQSMHGQNMHPVWAVPPPVMHMRVPPPLSRDTGSATPIIQRHGQCHPHYPETRAVPPPLSRDTGSATPIIQRHGQCHPHYQRHGQCHPHYPETRAVPPPLSRDTGSATPIIQRHGQCHPPAPRGTRAVPPSGIQRHTGSATLRHPEAHGQCHPPASRGTRAVPPSGIQRHTGSATLRHTDTGSATLRHRHGQCHPPTYRGTRAVPPSDIQTRAVPPSDIQTRAVPPSDIQRHTGSATLRHRHGQCHPPTYRHGQCHPPTYRGTRAVPPSGIQRHTGSATLRHPEAHGQCHPPTYRGTRAVPPSDIQTRAVPPSDIQRHTGSATLRHTEAHGQCHPPTYRHGQCHPPTYRHGQCHPPTYRHGQCHPPTYRHGQCHPPTSRGTRAVPPSDIQTRAVPPSDIQTRAVPPSDIDTGSATLRHTEAHEQCHPPTYRHGQCHPPTYRGTRAVPPSDIQRHTGSATLRHTEAHGQCHPPT, from the exons ATGCACCTCCGGGGGGTGAGAGCGGGGAGCACAGGCGCTCTCCTCACGCACAGACAATCCATGCACGGGCAGAACATGCACCCAGTGTGGGCAGTGCCACCCCCCGTCATGCACATGCGAGTGCCACCCCCATTATCCAGAgacacgggcagtgccaccccCATTATCCAGAgacacgggcagtgccaccccCATTATCCAGAgacacgggcagtgccaccccCATTATCCAGAgacacgggcagtgccaccccCATTATCCAGAgacacgggcagtgccaccccCATTATCAGAgacacgggcagtgccaccccCATTATCCAGAgacacgggcagtgccaccccCATTATCCAGAgacacgggcagtgccaccccCATTATCCAGAgacacgggcagtgccaccctCCGGCACCCAGAG GcacacgggcagtgccaccctCCGGCATCCAGAGGcacacgggcagtgccaccctCCGGCATCCAGAGGcacacgggcagtgccaccctCCGGCATCCAGAGGcacacgggcagtgccaccctCCGGCATCCAGAGGc acacgggcagtgccaccctCCGACATACAgacacgggcagtgccaccctccgacatagacacgggcagtgccaccctccgacatacagaggcacacgggcagtgccaccctCCGACATACAgacacgggcagtgccaccctCCGACATACAgacacgggcagtgccaccctccgacatacagaggcacacgggcagtgccaccctccgacatagacacgggcagtgccaccctCCGACATACAgacacgggcagtgccaccctccgacatacagaggcacacgggcagtgccaccctCCGGCATCCAGAGGcacacgggcagtgccaccctCCGGCATCCAGAGGcacacgggcagtgccaccctccgacatacagaggcacacgggcagtgccaccctCCGACATACAgacacgggcagtgccaccctccgacatacagaggcacacgggcagtgccaccctccgacatacagaggcacacgggcagtgccaccctCCGACATACAgacacgggcagtgccaccctCCGACATACAgacacgggcagtgccaccctCCGACATACAgacacgggcagtgccaccctCCGACATACAgacacgggcagtgccaccctCCGACATCCAGAGGcacacgggcagtgccaccctCCGACATACAgacacgggcagtgccaccctCCGACATACAgacacgggcagtgccaccctccgacatagacacgggcagtgccaccctCCGACATACAGAGGCACACGAGCAGTGCCACCCTCCGACATACAgacacgggcagtgccaccctccgacatacagaggcacacgggcagtgccaccctccgacatacagaggcacacgggcagtgccaccctccgacatacagaggcacacgggcagtgccaccctccgacatag